A DNA window from Shewanella baltica contains the following coding sequences:
- a CDS encoding methyl-accepting chemotaxis protein — protein sequence MNSYSLKQKILFSVVVALSLVIGLLSWQSYSSQKSQLLKNSLEQVQRLGEQQAERIQEWLAGRQDIMGALASKVEGDSLNTLQQAQASGRFQLTYFGSQAGQMLDSDPSVDRTGYDPRSRPWYQQAISARGPILTKPYVDVAYNILVVTMAQPTTQGVVGGDLSIASLVDGVNRMKLPANGYAIMMHKDGTVIAYKDQAKTMKPIGEIDNDLNRNLPEQSHAAGTLLPMYFENEGRDKLVWSVDIPNTDWELVLVLDKETLEAPLSSLLLTQLGLSALVLLLSVLAISWLVGMLLGPLSRVSQALARIADGNGDLTQRISVDTQDEVGVLADSFNRFVGSQHQLISHIRQLANELDADAERSLATTQTSVTELQRQQQEVAMVATAVTEMASATNEIAANAENTATAAQQSAASSLQGKELVNKTRNSINSLADEVTQATDVIADLSRHAQSISSILATIQGIAEQTNLLALNAAIEAARAGEQGRGFAVVADEVRVLSRRTQDSTQEVHTTIETLQRTTARAVSLMESSQALAGHSVEDANAAAKALEEITQAVNVISDMAGQIATAAEEQTQVTGEITQNTVAIKDVTDEITASAMADLAQARGLKARANDLNAQVATFIL from the coding sequence ATGAACTCATATTCGCTCAAGCAAAAAATTCTGTTCTCCGTCGTGGTAGCCCTTTCACTCGTGATTGGTTTGTTGTCATGGCAAAGTTATTCCAGCCAAAAGTCTCAGCTGTTAAAAAACAGCCTAGAACAAGTGCAGCGCTTAGGTGAGCAGCAGGCTGAGCGTATTCAAGAATGGTTGGCCGGCCGCCAAGATATTATGGGGGCACTGGCGAGCAAAGTTGAGGGTGATAGCCTAAATACGTTACAACAAGCACAAGCGTCTGGCCGTTTCCAGTTGACCTATTTTGGGAGCCAAGCGGGGCAAATGCTGGATTCTGATCCGAGTGTAGACCGTACTGGTTATGATCCTCGTAGCCGTCCTTGGTATCAACAAGCCATCAGTGCACGCGGTCCTATCTTGACTAAGCCTTACGTAGATGTGGCTTACAACATTCTGGTTGTGACTATGGCGCAGCCTACGACACAAGGTGTTGTGGGTGGTGACTTATCTATCGCGAGTCTAGTTGACGGCGTTAATCGGATGAAGTTACCGGCCAACGGTTATGCCATCATGATGCACAAAGACGGCACGGTTATCGCTTATAAAGATCAAGCGAAGACGATGAAACCTATAGGTGAAATCGACAACGATCTTAATCGCAACTTGCCAGAACAGAGCCATGCAGCGGGTACTCTGCTGCCTATGTATTTTGAAAATGAAGGACGCGACAAGTTAGTTTGGAGCGTTGATATCCCCAATACAGATTGGGAATTAGTGTTAGTGCTTGATAAGGAAACGCTAGAAGCGCCACTGTCGAGCCTGTTACTCACCCAACTGGGTTTATCGGCACTCGTACTGCTGTTGAGTGTGTTAGCGATTTCTTGGTTAGTTGGCATGTTACTGGGTCCTTTGAGCCGAGTTTCGCAGGCACTGGCGCGTATCGCCGATGGTAACGGTGATTTAACTCAGCGTATTTCAGTCGACACTCAAGATGAAGTGGGCGTGCTTGCCGATAGCTTTAACCGTTTTGTTGGTAGTCAACATCAGCTTATCAGCCATATTCGCCAGTTAGCGAATGAGTTAGATGCCGATGCTGAACGTAGTCTGGCCACCACACAAACCTCAGTGACTGAACTACAACGTCAACAACAGGAAGTGGCTATGGTCGCGACCGCAGTCACAGAAATGGCGAGTGCCACCAATGAGATTGCGGCCAATGCTGAAAACACGGCAACGGCGGCTCAACAATCTGCCGCGAGCAGTTTACAGGGTAAAGAGTTAGTCAATAAAACCCGTAACTCGATTAATTCGCTGGCCGATGAAGTGACTCAAGCGACCGATGTCATTGCTGATTTGAGCCGTCACGCTCAATCCATTTCGAGCATCCTGGCGACGATTCAAGGGATTGCAGAACAAACTAACTTGTTGGCGCTTAACGCTGCCATTGAAGCGGCGCGTGCTGGTGAGCAGGGCCGTGGTTTCGCCGTGGTCGCGGATGAAGTGCGCGTGCTATCGCGCCGTACTCAAGATTCGACTCAAGAAGTGCATACTACGATTGAAACACTGCAACGCACAACCGCCAGAGCCGTCAGCTTGATGGAAAGCAGCCAAGCATTAGCGGGTCACAGTGTTGAAGATGCGAATGCGGCGGCGAAAGCCCTTGAAGAAATTACTCAAGCGGTCAACGTGATTTCAGATATGGCAGGCCAAATTGCTACCGCAGCGGAAGAGCAGACTCAAGTGACGGGTGAAATCACCCAAAACACCGTTGCGATTAAAGATGTGACCGATGAGATCACCGCATCGGCCATGGCAGATTTGGCACAGGCGCGTGGATTAAAAGCCCGTGCTAATGATCTTAATGCACAAGTCGCGACCTTTATTCTGTAA
- a CDS encoding DUF4145 domain-containing protein has translation MGTKTVIKDSEFIQDFSASLSDDYLKAKSYVQDVPTQSLLHIRSFTHKLTELLGQDKHIVFSSPNLYDRIEQLNQQRVIDVKTTRALHRLRADGNRGAHPEKYHLTQAQLLALAQKSIKDVLALVEHLYPKVKGQVAPDYRYEASDAMTAKDLCYRAVMEDDAEAQYLVGISFKTKALILKEQEQQQDQEFATSAEATSNPESSGVSPLTSHISAADSFARAAYWFALAAPRHMEALHEHGVALIHGYQGVPEVAKGEQLIATAAEAGVVNAMALLGYFYLVGSESFQPDSKLAQQYLQRAAEGEQTEAMANLGVLHYQQKNLAQAYHFISKAAQAGYPHAQYHLALMLANGDGCTRDMIASEYWMAEAAEQGQLDAMLTRAQHMLNDDNTFGSDLTQAEDYLRQVIKYGHSVPAMIELSMALADGMLGRIDVVGAAALLKLARQHANKKEAEIIEPLWRSLALQIKNVLKVTQDPAEIHSLNRAQALLVI, from the coding sequence ATGGGGACGAAAACGGTCATTAAGGATAGTGAGTTTATCCAAGATTTTTCGGCCTCCTTGAGTGATGACTACCTCAAGGCAAAAAGCTATGTGCAGGATGTGCCGACTCAGTCGCTACTGCACATTCGCAGTTTTACCCATAAGCTCACCGAGTTACTGGGGCAAGATAAGCACATAGTGTTTTCGAGTCCGAATCTATACGATAGGATCGAGCAACTAAATCAGCAGCGCGTTATCGATGTTAAGACGACTCGCGCGCTGCATCGATTGCGGGCCGACGGTAACCGCGGCGCTCATCCTGAAAAATATCACCTGACTCAAGCGCAATTGCTCGCGCTGGCGCAAAAATCTATTAAAGATGTTTTGGCGCTAGTCGAACACTTGTATCCCAAGGTTAAAGGCCAAGTCGCACCTGATTATCGTTATGAAGCGTCTGATGCCATGACCGCGAAGGATTTATGCTACCGCGCTGTGATGGAAGATGACGCCGAAGCCCAGTATCTAGTGGGAATATCCTTTAAGACCAAGGCCCTGATACTGAAAGAGCAAGAGCAGCAACAAGATCAAGAGTTTGCCACTTCAGCTGAAGCTACTTCTAATCCAGAATCTTCTGGCGTTTCACCTCTTACTTCCCATATCAGCGCCGCTGACAGTTTTGCTCGTGCCGCCTATTGGTTTGCCCTTGCGGCGCCTCGGCATATGGAAGCGTTACATGAGCACGGTGTGGCCTTGATCCACGGTTATCAAGGTGTGCCAGAGGTGGCGAAAGGTGAGCAGCTGATTGCGACGGCGGCCGAGGCTGGGGTAGTCAATGCGATGGCGTTATTGGGATATTTTTATCTTGTCGGCAGTGAGTCGTTTCAACCCGATAGCAAGTTAGCGCAGCAATACTTACAGCGCGCAGCGGAGGGTGAGCAAACGGAAGCGATGGCGAACTTAGGTGTGCTGCATTATCAGCAAAAAAATCTCGCCCAAGCCTATCATTTTATTAGCAAAGCCGCACAAGCGGGTTATCCCCACGCCCAGTATCATTTGGCATTAATGCTCGCCAATGGTGATGGCTGTACTCGAGATATGATTGCCAGCGAGTATTGGATGGCTGAAGCAGCCGAGCAAGGGCAACTCGATGCCATGCTGACGCGGGCACAGCATATGCTCAATGACGATAATACTTTTGGTAGTGATTTGACTCAGGCTGAGGATTATCTGCGCCAAGTGATCAAATATGGTCACAGTGTGCCTGCGATGATCGAGCTGAGTATGGCACTGGCCGACGGTATGTTAGGGCGAATTGATGTTGTGGGAGCCGCTGCTTTGCTGAAGTTGGCGCGACAACATGCTAATAAAAAAGAGGCCGAGATTATCGAGCCTCTTTGGCGTTCTCTTGCATTACAAATTAAAAATGTACTTAAAGTAACTCAAGATCCCGCAGAAATTCATAGCCTTAATCGCGCACAGGCATTACTCGTCATTTGA
- a CDS encoding DUF2780 domain-containing protein, whose amino-acid sequence MKHTLTLSIFLGTCILAAPASAGWLDNLAGTQAKTEKAATTATATQSNDLVGSVMSQLGLNQTQAEGGLGSLLGLAQSSLGTTDYSKLAASIPNADSLLAAAPKLDSKSGVSGLLSKAGDLGSSLQGSAMVLDAFEKLGISKDLAMPMINIAKSYLDTNGTEGTSDLLMKGLNSLL is encoded by the coding sequence ATGAAACACACTCTTACCCTCTCTATCTTCCTCGGCACTTGTATTTTAGCAGCGCCAGCCAGTGCAGGATGGTTAGATAACTTGGCCGGAACTCAAGCCAAAACTGAAAAAGCGGCCACAACGGCGACAGCAACTCAGTCAAATGATTTAGTTGGCAGCGTCATGTCACAATTGGGTTTAAACCAAACTCAAGCCGAAGGTGGCTTAGGCAGTTTATTAGGCTTAGCGCAATCTAGCCTAGGGACAACCGACTACTCAAAACTGGCTGCCAGCATTCCTAATGCCGATAGCTTGTTAGCTGCAGCACCTAAATTGGACTCAAAATCAGGCGTTTCTGGCTTGTTATCCAAAGCGGGTGATTTAGGTTCATCACTGCAAGGCAGTGCGATGGTGTTAGATGCCTTTGAAAAATTGGGCATTTCTAAAGATCTAGCGATGCCGATGATCAACATAGCTAAGTCTTACTTGGATACCAATGGCACTGAAGGCACCTCAGACTTACTGATGAAAGGTCTGAACTCGCTACTGTAA
- a CDS encoding TerB family tellurite resistance protein, translating to MIAKLRRFFEAHTQAVSPEDKAHQLKLAAASMLLEVVFADDTLTAEEEALLPKLLTDTLSMSEADAKILIDEAKSVQGSATSLFEFTSAINAEFSLAQKQQLLLAMWQLAYADGQLSQYEDQIIRRTADLLYLKHSELIQMRNLAIAANRHIDQAPQ from the coding sequence ATGATTGCGAAGTTAAGACGATTCTTTGAAGCACATACGCAAGCAGTCTCCCCTGAAGACAAGGCGCATCAACTTAAACTCGCCGCGGCGAGTATGTTACTTGAAGTGGTGTTTGCCGATGATACCTTAACGGCAGAGGAAGAAGCCTTATTGCCTAAGTTGCTGACAGATACGCTATCAATGTCAGAAGCTGACGCTAAGATACTGATTGATGAAGCCAAAAGCGTGCAAGGTAGCGCGACCTCACTGTTTGAATTTACCTCAGCCATTAACGCCGAATTTAGCCTAGCGCAAAAGCAGCAATTATTGCTCGCGATGTGGCAACTGGCCTATGCTGATGGGCAGTTATCCCAATATGAAGACCAAATCATTCGTCGCACCGCTGATTTGCTGTACCTCAAACACAGCGAGTTAATTCAAATGCGCAATCTTGCCATCGCCGCCAATCGACATATTGATCAGGCGCCCCAGTGA
- a CDS encoding HDOD domain-containing protein, with translation MDSAALLNRVDELPRLPKAISELLDAVNDDNATVKSIATKVAHDPLISARVLRLANCAHYGRSREVGTIDEAVVRLGMQTLRTLVLASAVIGAVPKCEGIDLAQFWGQTFEIALYSQEMAKRCGAMPEEAFTCGILHRIGDLLIAAVSPEDAAKIAEAVAQGKDKHEFERELLGYDSPDIGALLAKNWKFTTALVEGILYQDHPKDSDPFSKLAALLCLSYKVLDEWDTIEDDEKTSWLSQLATKKGLRMEMGGLRTKLTELRGSGFEIGKALA, from the coding sequence ATGGATTCAGCTGCGTTACTCAATCGAGTGGATGAATTACCCAGGTTACCCAAGGCGATCAGTGAACTATTAGACGCAGTCAATGATGATAATGCGACAGTAAAAAGTATTGCCACTAAGGTTGCACACGATCCATTAATCAGCGCGAGGGTATTACGCCTTGCCAACTGTGCCCACTATGGACGCAGTCGAGAGGTGGGCACGATCGACGAAGCCGTGGTGCGTCTTGGGATGCAAACCCTGCGTACCTTAGTGCTTGCATCGGCCGTAATTGGCGCGGTTCCTAAGTGTGAAGGAATCGACTTAGCCCAGTTTTGGGGGCAAACCTTTGAGATTGCCCTATACAGCCAAGAAATGGCGAAACGTTGTGGTGCTATGCCTGAAGAAGCATTTACCTGCGGTATCTTGCACCGTATTGGCGACTTACTCATTGCGGCTGTGTCACCTGAAGATGCGGCGAAAATTGCTGAAGCCGTGGCGCAGGGCAAAGATAAGCATGAGTTTGAGCGTGAGTTGCTTGGATATGATTCACCCGATATCGGCGCATTGCTGGCCAAAAATTGGAAATTCACCACAGCGTTGGTGGAAGGTATTTTGTATCAAGATCATCCTAAGGATTCGGACCCATTTTCAAAACTTGCCGCATTATTATGCCTATCTTACAAAGTGTTGGATGAGTGGGATACCATTGAGGATGATGAGAAAACCAGTTGGTTATCCCAGTTAGCCACCAAGAAAGGATTAAGAATGGAGATGGGTGGATTGCGGACTAAGTTGACTGAGTTACGCGGTTCAGGGTTCGAAATCGGTAAAGCCTTAGCTTAG
- a CDS encoding energy transducer TonB — MSQNALVSRTGLILASALITLGLFVFMAQLINNPQTVAGQASDAPQINILMAERTPIPPKEKTKPEPPKPIPARERVSVPGETSESLTFTSETFMPEMQTQTTLYTQSAMTAEALPVVQVSPRYPIDAAQSGKEGYVVVGFDITADGTVSNVRVLDANPKRVFDKAALSAVQNWKYKPKFDAGKAVAQLNQQVQLDFKLDQKI, encoded by the coding sequence ATGAGCCAAAACGCACTCGTTAGCCGCACTGGTCTTATCTTAGCTAGTGCTTTAATCACCTTAGGGCTGTTCGTCTTTATGGCGCAGCTCATCAACAATCCACAAACTGTCGCAGGACAAGCCTCGGATGCGCCGCAAATCAATATACTGATGGCAGAACGCACGCCGATACCGCCAAAAGAAAAAACTAAGCCCGAACCACCAAAGCCCATTCCTGCGCGGGAGCGTGTGAGTGTCCCCGGTGAAACCAGCGAGTCGTTAACTTTTACTTCTGAGACATTCATGCCCGAAATGCAAACGCAAACCACCCTCTATACACAATCTGCGATGACAGCCGAAGCTCTGCCAGTTGTGCAAGTGTCGCCTCGTTATCCCATAGATGCGGCGCAAAGTGGTAAAGAAGGTTATGTGGTTGTGGGGTTTGATATTACGGCCGACGGCACTGTGAGTAATGTGCGGGTATTGGATGCGAACCCTAAGCGTGTTTTCGATAAGGCGGCGTTATCAGCGGTGCAGAATTGGAAGTACAAACCGAAATTTGATGCAGGCAAAGCCGTTGCGCAACTCAATCAGCAAGTGCAGTTAGACTTTAAATTAGATCAAAAGATTTAA
- the yjeH gene encoding L-methionine/branched-chain amino acid transporter — protein sequence MNSNSGTIGRWQGAGLMATTLLGTGVFILPQMTIEKAQSGALVAWILLTLAIIPVALVFGRLASVFPHAAGPAYFVEKAFGRTAGRTIGLIFLLVVPMGAPAAILMTFQFVNALMPISGWSKVGVEVLVIFGLFLINLRGIQVSAKLQFGLTLCIVAVVVLLFGASSFQPGHLTTLASHGMPEMPTVMIAAGIAFWSFLGIEAMTHLADDFRRPQQDMIPAMMMGTVLVGVIYVACTLLLLLVPTDKSVAMIGVFDQLLGGYGAQVIGVLGIASGLATVNVYSASAARLVWSFSCEGILPRFFAVKNAHGVPIRALAALLSVMASVIVLTYLTGQELEHLIAWSNGVFVVIYLMAMLAAAKLLPRHNWPLVALGCAFCLALGFALGASMSYVLVLILVVAPFLWWQKTHISRKQGLAIPE from the coding sequence ATGAATTCAAATAGCGGAACTATAGGTCGTTGGCAAGGTGCGGGTCTAATGGCGACCACTTTGCTCGGTACTGGGGTGTTTATTTTGCCTCAGATGACAATTGAAAAAGCGCAATCTGGCGCGCTAGTCGCATGGATATTGCTCACCTTAGCCATTATTCCTGTGGCGCTGGTCTTTGGTCGTTTAGCGAGTGTATTTCCCCATGCTGCTGGCCCCGCTTACTTTGTCGAAAAAGCCTTTGGTCGCACCGCTGGTCGAACAATTGGACTGATCTTTTTACTTGTTGTGCCCATGGGCGCCCCCGCCGCGATTTTGATGACCTTTCAGTTTGTGAATGCCTTAATGCCGATATCGGGTTGGTCCAAGGTCGGTGTTGAAGTATTAGTGATTTTTGGCCTGTTCCTGATTAATTTAAGGGGCATTCAAGTGTCGGCCAAGCTACAATTTGGCTTAACGCTGTGCATAGTGGCCGTCGTTGTCCTCTTATTTGGCGCAAGCAGTTTTCAGCCCGGTCATCTGACAACACTCGCCAGCCATGGTATGCCTGAAATGCCGACTGTGATGATTGCCGCTGGCATCGCTTTTTGGAGTTTCTTGGGCATAGAAGCGATGACGCATCTGGCCGATGATTTTCGCCGTCCGCAGCAGGATATGATCCCCGCTATGATGATGGGTACTGTGCTGGTGGGCGTCATTTATGTGGCTTGTACACTATTACTACTGTTAGTACCGACGGATAAAAGCGTCGCTATGATCGGCGTGTTTGATCAGTTGCTTGGTGGTTACGGCGCGCAAGTGATTGGCGTGTTGGGGATTGCAAGTGGATTGGCAACCGTGAACGTGTATTCGGCCAGTGCGGCACGTTTAGTGTGGAGCTTTAGTTGTGAAGGCATTTTGCCGCGCTTTTTTGCGGTGAAGAATGCCCACGGCGTACCTATTCGCGCGCTGGCTGCACTGTTATCTGTGATGGCGAGCGTGATAGTGCTGACATATCTTACTGGACAAGAGTTAGAACACCTTATTGCATGGAGCAACGGCGTATTTGTGGTGATCTATTTGATGGCAATGTTAGCGGCCGCTAAGTTATTACCGCGCCATAATTGGCCACTAGTCGCGCTGGGTTGTGCGTTTTGCTTGGCATTAGGTTTTGCCCTAGGTGCGAGCATGTCCTATGTATTGGTGTTGATATTAGTGGTGGCGCCATTTCTGTGGTGGCAAAAGACCCATATCAGCCGCAAACAAGGTTTAGCGATTCCTGAGTAA
- a CDS encoding Lrp/AsnC family transcriptional regulator, with protein sequence MDKFDTAIIHSLRQDARQSVSNIAEQVNLSRSAVAERIKKLEQTGVIRGYQVLLSESQKEGVSAYFEIQHQCPRCADVVHVFQAIPEVITCRGISGDMDLLVYVHAPSMRRLHEIREYIDTHTDIIKIKTHVVMSEWINNLGE encoded by the coding sequence TTGGATAAATTCGATACCGCCATCATTCATAGTTTGCGTCAGGATGCACGCCAGAGCGTGTCGAATATTGCCGAACAGGTGAACCTTTCCCGCAGCGCGGTAGCCGAGCGGATTAAAAAACTCGAACAGACTGGGGTGATCCGTGGCTATCAAGTGCTCTTGAGTGAGTCGCAAAAAGAAGGGGTGTCGGCTTACTTCGAAATCCAGCATCAATGTCCACGTTGCGCCGACGTAGTACACGTATTCCAAGCGATCCCCGAAGTGATCACTTGCCGTGGTATTTCCGGTGATATGGATTTACTCGTGTACGTGCATGCACCCTCAATGCGCCGCCTGCATGAGATCCGTGAATATATCGACACTCACACTGACATCATCAAGATCAAAACCCATGTAGTGATGAGTGAGTGGATTAATAATTTAGGCGAGTAA
- the nrfD gene encoding cytochrome c nitrite reductase subunit NrfD, which yields MSALHFDTLVWHWPIAIYLFLAGVSAGAMFFAVLLKHFVLKQNAYQSGFIRAACIVAPVAVMAGLGILVADLTKPLDFWKILVFYNPKSVMSMGVLILLIYQVFMFMWIGLIFRKPVDAWCESRFPIVLKLTALLARFEATITGLLVILSLALGAYTGFLLSALPGYPMLKNPVLPLLFLVSGLSSGAASSLLGGVLMNGKPNDKEVHFIHKVEIPLILVEIVLIFTFFMGLVLTGGQSKIAAFNALGYGFWGWIFWVGIIGLGLSGPLAMNLFMTTTSKRKWAYVAGTACLSLIGVLLLRNFILYTGQMTIA from the coding sequence ATGAGTGCCCTACATTTTGATACCTTAGTCTGGCATTGGCCGATTGCAATTTACCTGTTTTTAGCGGGTGTATCAGCAGGGGCTATGTTCTTTGCCGTACTGTTGAAACATTTTGTTTTGAAGCAAAACGCCTATCAGTCTGGTTTTATACGTGCCGCCTGTATTGTCGCCCCAGTCGCCGTAATGGCGGGCTTAGGCATATTGGTCGCAGATTTAACTAAACCCCTCGATTTCTGGAAGATTTTGGTGTTTTACAATCCTAAATCTGTGATGTCGATGGGTGTACTTATTCTGTTGATTTACCAAGTGTTTATGTTTATGTGGATTGGGTTGATCTTTCGCAAACCTGTCGATGCTTGGTGTGAATCGCGTTTCCCTATCGTCCTTAAACTGACGGCTTTGCTAGCTCGGTTTGAGGCGACGATTACGGGATTACTGGTGATTCTATCCTTAGCATTGGGCGCGTATACCGGCTTCTTGTTATCTGCGTTACCTGGTTATCCCATGCTGAAAAATCCTGTGCTGCCTTTACTGTTCTTGGTATCAGGGCTGTCTTCCGGTGCGGCATCTTCTTTACTCGGTGGCGTGTTGATGAATGGCAAACCGAATGACAAAGAGGTGCACTTTATCCACAAGGTTGAAATTCCACTAATTTTAGTCGAAATCGTGCTGATTTTTACCTTCTTTATGGGCTTAGTACTAACAGGTGGACAGAGTAAAATTGCCGCCTTTAATGCCTTAGGTTATGGCTTCTGGGGCTGGATTTTCTGGGTAGGGATTATCGGACTCGGTTTATCAGGCCCGTTAGCGATGAACCTGTTTATGACCACGACGTCGAAACGCAAATGGGCTTATGTAGCAGGGACGGCTTGCTTGAGCTTAATCGGGGTGTTATTGCTGCGTAACTTCATACTGTACACAGGACAAATGACGATCGCTTAA
- a CDS encoding 4Fe-4S dicluster domain-containing protein, whose amino-acid sequence MENSKRRFLKGTCALFAGATGASLLATVNAAEGAKAESDIKYAMIHDETKCIGCRACEVACRETNQVPEGVSRVRIEQTGPFGEYPNEYYHFSRVSCQHCEDAPCVNVCPTGAAFIDKETGIVSVNAWKCVGCQYCIAACPYKIRFINPVTHAADKCDFCRETNLAQGKQPACVEACPTKALVFGNLKDPTSELVQVLRANPTQRAKVALGTRPKLFRILAKSGEVIL is encoded by the coding sequence ATGGAAAATTCAAAAAGAAGATTTCTAAAAGGCACATGTGCCTTATTTGCTGGCGCTACGGGCGCATCACTGCTCGCCACAGTGAATGCCGCTGAAGGTGCTAAAGCAGAGTCAGATATTAAATATGCGATGATTCATGATGAAACTAAGTGTATTGGTTGCCGCGCATGTGAAGTGGCATGTCGTGAAACCAATCAAGTGCCAGAAGGGGTTTCTCGGGTCAGGATTGAGCAAACTGGACCGTTCGGTGAGTATCCGAATGAGTATTATCACTTTAGCCGTGTTTCTTGCCAGCATTGTGAAGATGCACCTTGTGTCAACGTGTGCCCAACGGGGGCTGCCTTTATTGATAAAGAAACCGGCATAGTGTCAGTCAATGCGTGGAAATGTGTCGGCTGCCAATATTGTATTGCGGCTTGCCCTTACAAAATTCGTTTTATTAATCCAGTCACCCACGCGGCGGATAAGTGTGATTTCTGCCGTGAGACGAATCTTGCGCAAGGTAAACAGCCTGCCTGCGTTGAGGCTTGTCCGACTAAGGCGTTAGTGTTCGGTAATTTAAAAGATCCAACGTCTGAGTTAGTACAAGTGCTGCGCGCTAACCCAACTCAACGCGCGAAAGTCGCCCTCGGAACGCGACCTAAGTTGTTCCGTATCCTGGCAAAATCCGGGGAGGTGATACTATGA
- a CDS encoding nitrite reductase, with the protein MSKRQWLWSIRLGAIALLLSFGATSAESAFQINSDTTCMKCHKRNGQMLGHHGQDAMKMTCSTCHGEKGDHPKKPNDIVVFGMKDGSELDTQLAVCHKCHTQRKLGETEWTHNVHAQKVPCAACHKLHSPTEPMADMTPKVRSELCRNCHSGQ; encoded by the coding sequence ATGTCCAAAAGACAATGGCTGTGGTCGATTCGCTTGGGTGCAATTGCATTGCTTTTAAGCTTTGGTGCGACAAGTGCCGAGTCGGCCTTTCAAATTAACAGTGACACGACTTGTATGAAGTGCCACAAACGTAACGGTCAAATGTTAGGGCATCACGGCCAAGATGCGATGAAAATGACCTGTTCAACCTGTCATGGTGAAAAAGGCGACCACCCTAAAAAGCCGAATGATATCGTAGTGTTTGGTATGAAAGATGGCTCGGAGCTTGATACTCAGCTCGCCGTTTGTCACAAGTGCCATACACAGCGAAAACTGGGTGAAACCGAATGGACGCATAATGTGCACGCACAAAAAGTGCCCTGTGCCGCCTGTCATAAATTACATAGCCCAACCGAACCTATGGCAGACATGACGCCAAAAGTTCGCAGTGAGCTGTGCCGCAATTGCCATAGTGGCCAGTAG
- a CDS encoding DUF2726 domain-containing protein, whose translation MNTSVILSYAFMYFVLFVAVPFVFVMFVMTCIKFFKAGPDEAEHHEMKLKPVLFDKQSFNFFKSLKTVVEGKYDVCCNVPLDTVFEMDQHDADLNHECRLDYVLIDHDSSEVKMVISDFGKEHNSPMKKLFSKFNINFIEMNQHKQWDTQSLKQALAV comes from the coding sequence ATGAATACTTCAGTCATTCTCAGCTATGCGTTTATGTATTTCGTGCTGTTTGTAGCAGTGCCATTTGTTTTTGTCATGTTCGTCATGACCTGCATTAAGTTTTTTAAAGCAGGCCCCGATGAGGCAGAACATCATGAAATGAAACTTAAACCAGTACTGTTCGATAAACAAAGTTTTAACTTTTTTAAATCGTTAAAAACCGTAGTGGAAGGCAAATACGATGTTTGCTGTAATGTCCCGCTAGACACCGTATTTGAAATGGACCAGCATGACGCTGATTTAAATCACGAGTGCCGACTAGACTATGTGTTAATAGATCATGACTCATCTGAAGTGAAAATGGTGATCAGTGATTTTGGCAAAGAACACAACTCGCCAATGAAAAAGCTGTTTAGTAAGTTCAATATCAACTTTATTGAAATGAACCAACATAAACAGTGGGATACACAGAGCCTAAAGCAAGCGTTAGCCGTCTGA